One stretch of Niallia sp. XMNu-256 DNA includes these proteins:
- a CDS encoding stage V sporulation protein AB has translation MKHLFVLFIGLAGGFSVGAGYVAFLTVLGIIPRLTQLSKTMKMIQAYEWAVILGAVIGTVAILQEPHLHFPSFILIGFGLAGGIFVGMMAAALTEVLNVWPILAKRIGVEEKIVILMMALALGKVIGSLFQWIYFVDH, from the coding sequence ATGAAGCACTTATTTGTCTTATTTATTGGTTTAGCAGGCGGTTTTTCCGTAGGTGCAGGCTATGTTGCTTTCTTAACGGTTCTTGGGATCATACCAAGATTAACACAATTATCTAAAACCATGAAAATGATTCAAGCGTATGAATGGGCAGTTATCTTGGGAGCCGTTATAGGAACCGTTGCGATTTTACAGGAACCACATTTACACTTTCCGTCATTCATTCTCATTGGTTTCGGTTTAGCTGGAGGTATTTTTGTAGGGATGATGGCTGCAGCATTAACAGAAGTTTTAAATGTTTGGCCAATTTTGGCTAAACGTATCGGGGTAGAGGAGAAAATTGTCATTTTAATGATGGCTTTAGCATTAGGAAAGGTTATTGGGTCCCTTTTTCAATGGATTTATTTTGTCGATCATTAA